The Streptomyces sp. NBC_00224 genome has a window encoding:
- a CDS encoding SsgA family sporulation/cell division regulator, with translation MVTDVVQTVEMKLLQPGNHEVEVSVDGTFRYDRSRPFEVELSISGAGRTIATWVFARTLLVQGCREWVGEGDVRVWPEHIAVDGWPFADRVCIELRAGTTCLLGVPRQELSGWLGETYRLVPHGQEGRHFDIDWHIAPFGRLNAPAAHWAQRFSSTRRSARLARWLALHQLDVWGVPYRSGPSEAAALVIAELTANAVTHAGAEGRNFELSLVLGGTLRIEVGDIRDEYLSRHSAPTHLDAVAPGVRGLAESGYGLVLVDSVSSAWGVRFREKGAGKVVWADLGLSA, from the coding sequence GTGGTCACCGACGTGGTTCAGACCGTCGAGATGAAACTCCTGCAGCCGGGAAACCACGAGGTTGAGGTTTCGGTCGACGGGACCTTCCGCTATGACCGGAGTCGGCCCTTCGAGGTGGAGCTGAGCATCTCCGGTGCGGGCAGGACCATCGCCACCTGGGTGTTCGCGCGCACGCTGCTGGTGCAGGGCTGCCGTGAGTGGGTGGGCGAAGGAGACGTCCGGGTGTGGCCCGAGCACATTGCCGTGGACGGGTGGCCGTTCGCCGACCGCGTGTGCATCGAGCTCCGAGCGGGCACGACGTGTCTGCTCGGCGTACCCCGCCAAGAGCTGTCCGGCTGGTTGGGCGAGACCTACCGCCTTGTGCCGCACGGGCAGGAGGGCAGGCACTTCGACATCGACTGGCACATCGCTCCGTTCGGACGCCTCAATGCCCCCGCGGCACACTGGGCGCAGCGCTTCAGCTCGACCCGGCGCAGCGCCCGGCTGGCCCGCTGGCTCGCCCTGCACCAGCTCGACGTATGGGGCGTCCCGTATCGCAGCGGGCCCTCGGAGGCCGCGGCTCTGGTGATCGCCGAGCTGACCGCCAACGCCGTCACCCATGCCGGAGCCGAGGGGCGCAACTTCGAACTGAGCCTCGTCCTCGGGGGCACGCTGCGCATCGAAGTCGGTGACATACGGGACGAGTACCTCTCACGGCATTCCGCCCCGACCCACCTCGACGCCGTGGCTCCAGGAGTTCGCGGGCTGGCCGAGAGCGGGTACGGCCTCGTCCTCGTCGACTCCGTGTCCTCGGCTTGGGGAGTGCGGTTCCGCGAGAAGGGGGCCGGGAAAGTGGTGTGGGCCGACCTCGGCCTGTCGGCCTGA
- a CDS encoding winged helix-turn-helix domain-containing protein yields the protein MRYPQGGGLSAERREFRERIRLEAAELFAVGQDNAAVAKELRISVRSVQRWRRAWQDGGRRALRSKGPASLPVLSERLFAVLEEELAKGPVAHGWEDQTWTLARIKTLIGRRFHKTLTLSAIAQMLRRHGWSHQVPARRALERDEEKVTGWVKDTWPQVEGPRRRSGPGSSSKTRPDSR from the coding sequence ATGAGGTATCCGCAAGGTGGTGGTCTGAGTGCTGAGCGGCGGGAGTTTCGCGAGCGGATCCGGCTGGAGGCGGCGGAGCTGTTCGCCGTGGGCCAGGACAACGCGGCGGTCGCGAAGGAGCTGCGGATCAGCGTGCGCTCGGTGCAACGGTGGCGCCGGGCCTGGCAGGACGGTGGCCGGCGGGCTCTCCGTTCAAAGGGTCCGGCTTCTCTGCCCGTGTTGAGCGAGCGGCTGTTCGCGGTGCTGGAAGAGGAGTTGGCCAAGGGACCGGTCGCGCACGGGTGGGAAGACCAGACGTGGACGCTGGCCCGGATCAAGACGCTGATCGGACGGCGGTTCCACAAGACACTCACGCTCTCGGCGATCGCGCAGATGCTGAGGCGGCACGGGTGGAGCCATCAGGTCCCGGCCCGGCGGGCACTGGAGCGCGACGAGGAGAAGGTGACGGGCTGGGTGAAGGACACGTGGCCGCAGGTGGAAGGACCGCGGCGGCGCTCGGGGCCTGGATCGTCTTCGAAGACGAGGCCGGATTCTCGATGA
- a CDS encoding GntR family transcriptional regulator, with protein MTETRPAAERAYTHVRTLLLDGTHPGGTLLSEGVVAEELGISRTPVREAFLQLQAEGFLRLYPKRGALVVPVTLTEGRETMEARLLLELYAIDATVARGADAVRELGASLSSALSKDTARPGPTQSVALGVGQGFHTQLVAGAGNSVVTEMYGRLWIQQLRIAAASITTVQHADEDIDEHAAIAEALSHGDTARARRLLQQHTSAILRRLGLGDHDLRLPGRG; from the coding sequence ATGACTGAGACCAGGCCCGCCGCGGAGCGCGCTTACACGCACGTCAGGACGCTGCTCCTGGACGGCACCCACCCGGGCGGCACGCTGCTGTCGGAAGGCGTGGTCGCCGAAGAGCTCGGAATCTCCCGCACCCCTGTGCGCGAGGCGTTCCTCCAGCTGCAGGCCGAGGGCTTCCTGCGCCTCTACCCCAAGCGCGGCGCGCTGGTCGTTCCGGTCACGCTCACCGAGGGGCGCGAGACGATGGAGGCCCGCCTCCTGCTGGAGCTGTACGCCATCGATGCCACGGTCGCCCGAGGCGCGGACGCCGTGCGCGAGCTGGGCGCGTCCCTGAGCTCGGCGCTCAGCAAGGACACGGCCAGACCGGGCCCGACGCAGTCGGTCGCCCTCGGAGTCGGCCAGGGCTTCCACACGCAGTTGGTCGCGGGCGCCGGGAACAGCGTCGTCACCGAGATGTACGGGCGCCTGTGGATCCAGCAGCTCCGCATCGCCGCCGCGTCCATCACCACCGTCCAGCACGCGGATGAGGACATCGACGAGCACGCGGCGATCGCCGAGGCCCTCAGCCACGGGGACACCGCGCGCGCCCGCCGGCTGCTCCAGCAGCACACCTCGGCGATCCTGCGCCGCCTCGGCCTCGGTGACCACGACCTGCGACTCCCCGGCAGAGGGTGA
- a CDS encoding response regulator — MIRVLLVDDETLIRSGLRALLSTADAIEVVAEGASGTDALRLAVQHPADVVLMDIQMPGMNGLAATAALTALPQPPKVLLLTNLDADENVLQALAAGAHGFLRKTASPDQIVNSVRLVASGGTALMPEQVRSLLGEARLQSPQRARTARARLAELNDRQREILVLVGHGHSNAHIARTLRMTEGTVKTYLSRILGLLGLENRTQAALLIYDAGLLSGGSDKPSTR, encoded by the coding sequence GTGATCCGCGTCCTGCTCGTCGACGACGAGACCCTCATCCGCTCCGGGCTGCGCGCCCTGCTGTCCACGGCCGACGCCATCGAAGTCGTCGCGGAGGGGGCGAGCGGCACCGACGCACTGCGCCTGGCCGTCCAGCACCCCGCCGACGTCGTCCTGATGGACATTCAGATGCCCGGCATGAACGGACTCGCCGCCACCGCCGCCCTCACCGCTCTCCCCCAGCCGCCGAAAGTCCTGCTCCTGACGAACCTCGACGCCGACGAGAACGTGCTGCAGGCCCTCGCGGCGGGCGCACACGGTTTCCTCCGTAAAACCGCGTCCCCCGACCAGATCGTCAACTCCGTCCGTCTGGTCGCCTCCGGCGGGACCGCGCTCATGCCCGAGCAGGTCAGGAGCCTGCTGGGCGAGGCCCGGCTGCAGAGTCCGCAACGGGCCCGCACCGCACGGGCCCGTCTGGCCGAACTCAACGACCGCCAGCGCGAGATCCTCGTCCTCGTCGGGCACGGCCATTCCAATGCGCACATCGCCCGCACCCTGCGCATGACGGAGGGCACGGTGAAGACCTATCTCTCCCGGATCCTCGGCCTCCTCGGGCTGGAAAACCGCACGCAGGCCGCGCTTCTCATCTACGACGCGGGGCTGTTGAGCGGTGGCTCCGACAAACCGTCCACGCGCTGA
- a CDS encoding FUSC family protein: MVTLSGALAAALLGNAHQAPVLVIAGLCSINADVTGPPRVRAARLAAVMAGGTVGLLLGCPVHASGPGQIAAMAGAGLAAGVLWPRSGTAQLGGLKLMILTCVGFGAGAQLAAPLAVGLYLLGCLPMVLVTTLMWCGESLSRGPRGGLSRRTSRTRTICPPICPPRPARPRARWQLRALSTLHARDALRLATCVGLAATVAVVLHPAHASWLPMTVCLVFRLDPMPLHHRALHRAAGTVVGVLLAVALSRLAPHGWVLLGVAVAVGALVPGITDWSYAGHTSLATVIVLVLTNPAAVADSADIAARLIDTLLACLIALAFGRLIWPRHQPHPFRARRRAHLSMPTSEERM, encoded by the coding sequence ATGGTCACCTTGTCCGGCGCCCTGGCCGCGGCACTGCTCGGCAACGCGCACCAGGCCCCGGTTCTGGTCATCGCGGGGCTCTGCTCGATCAACGCCGACGTGACCGGACCGCCCCGGGTCCGTGCCGCGCGCCTGGCCGCGGTCATGGCGGGCGGCACCGTCGGGCTCCTGCTCGGCTGCCCGGTTCACGCGTCGGGACCGGGTCAGATCGCGGCGATGGCCGGGGCCGGTCTGGCCGCCGGCGTGTTGTGGCCGAGAAGTGGCACGGCCCAGCTCGGCGGGCTGAAGCTGATGATCCTCACCTGCGTCGGCTTCGGCGCCGGCGCCCAGCTCGCCGCCCCTCTGGCCGTCGGGCTCTACCTGCTGGGCTGTCTGCCGATGGTGCTCGTCACCACGCTGATGTGGTGCGGCGAGAGCCTCTCGCGCGGACCACGGGGCGGCCTCTCCCGCCGAACCTCCCGAACCCGTACGATCTGTCCGCCGATCTGTCCGCCTCGCCCAGCCCGTCCGAGAGCGCGATGGCAGCTCCGCGCCCTGAGCACACTCCACGCCCGGGACGCGCTCAGACTGGCCACGTGCGTCGGGCTCGCCGCCACCGTGGCGGTCGTACTGCACCCCGCGCACGCGTCCTGGCTCCCCATGACGGTGTGCCTCGTCTTCCGGCTCGATCCGATGCCACTGCACCACCGTGCCCTGCACCGGGCGGCGGGGACGGTCGTCGGCGTGCTGCTCGCTGTCGCGCTGAGCCGACTCGCCCCGCACGGCTGGGTGCTGCTCGGCGTCGCCGTCGCGGTGGGCGCGCTGGTGCCCGGGATCACTGACTGGTCCTACGCCGGGCACACCTCCCTGGCCACCGTGATCGTCCTGGTGCTCACCAACCCGGCGGCCGTGGCCGACTCCGCCGACATCGCCGCCCGCCTCATCGACACCCTCCTTGCCTGCCTGATCGCTCTCGCGTTCGGTCGGCTCATCTGGCCCCGCCATCAGCCGCACCCCTTCCGGGCACGCCGCCGGGCCCACTTGTCCATGCCGACAAGCGAAGAACGCATGTAA
- a CDS encoding C40 family peptidase produces the protein MQPPEFTDATPADCTCSACLGNRRAGRTDTSADRRPRVRGAVVAAVGAAVLVGTAAGTASAEPAPSHAGWDGSKYWYKDATGWWRWTSHYDKYVERAGGSSTGGTSPRSPSAKEPTFRGHAGWDATDRVYWYQKGGQWWWTSHQSKYARNTGGSGGSSGSSTSSGSASSSSGTGSGTPSRHGTEAAIAYAMAHLGDPYVWGGDGPHGWDCSGLVQAAYRQAGITLPRVADDQYRATTPIPRDQLRRGDLVFWSTTGGASGIHHVAIYLGNSQYLEAPRPGKNVRVSTFDWYNPNMYGRLR, from the coding sequence ATGCAACCGCCAGAATTCACCGACGCCACCCCCGCCGACTGCACGTGTTCGGCATGCCTGGGAAACCGCCGCGCGGGACGCACGGACACCTCCGCCGACCGGCGGCCCCGCGTGCGCGGTGCGGTAGTGGCCGCCGTCGGCGCCGCCGTCCTGGTGGGCACGGCGGCGGGCACGGCCTCGGCCGAACCAGCACCCAGCCACGCGGGCTGGGACGGTTCCAAGTACTGGTACAAGGACGCGACCGGCTGGTGGCGCTGGACCTCCCACTACGACAAGTACGTCGAGCGGGCCGGGGGCTCATCCACCGGTGGCACCTCCCCCCGGTCGCCCTCTGCCAAGGAACCGACGTTCCGCGGGCATGCGGGCTGGGACGCCACCGACCGCGTGTACTGGTATCAGAAGGGCGGGCAGTGGTGGTGGACCAGCCACCAGTCCAAGTACGCACGGAACACGGGTGGTTCGGGAGGATCCTCCGGCTCGTCGACCTCTTCCGGATCGGCGAGCTCCTCAAGTGGCACGGGCTCAGGAACCCCCAGCCGTCACGGCACCGAGGCCGCCATCGCGTACGCCATGGCACACCTCGGCGACCCCTACGTCTGGGGCGGCGACGGGCCGCACGGCTGGGACTGCTCCGGCCTCGTACAGGCCGCCTACCGCCAGGCCGGCATCACCCTGCCCCGCGTCGCCGACGACCAGTACCGCGCGACCACCCCGATCCCGCGCGACCAACTGCGCCGAGGCGACCTCGTGTTCTGGAGCACCACCGGCGGCGCCTCCGGCATCCATCACGTAGCCATCTACCTCGGCAACAGCCAGTACCTCGAAGCCCCCCGCCCCGGCAAGAACGTCCGCGTGTCTACGTTCGACTGGTACAACCCGAACATGTACGGACGTCTCCGTTAG
- a CDS encoding transposase, with protein MTPPTSRTWAKRGRTPVIRVRGRSQRRFSIAAMCCYKPGERSRLIFRPKRHVDHKRGGRRSFTWTDYRDLLTAAHHQLDAPLVLVWDNLNVHLDTRLRDFINAHDWVTSFQLPSYAPDLNPVEGIWSVIRRSGQCNTAFSDPDHLIRVLRRSLRELQYRSDVIDGCLAATGLTPPTSRPQRQ; from the coding sequence ATGACGCCGCCGACCTCCCGCACCTGGGCCAAGCGGGGCCGGACCCCGGTGATCCGGGTGAGAGGACGCTCTCAGCGGCGGTTCTCGATCGCTGCGATGTGCTGCTACAAACCCGGCGAGCGTTCGCGCCTGATCTTCCGCCCGAAACGGCACGTTGACCACAAGCGCGGTGGCCGGCGCAGTTTCACCTGGACCGACTACCGCGACCTGCTGACCGCCGCCCACCACCAGCTCGACGCCCCCCTCGTGCTCGTGTGGGACAACCTGAACGTGCACCTGGATACCCGGCTGCGGGACTTCATCAACGCCCACGACTGGGTCACCTCGTTCCAACTGCCGTCCTACGCACCCGACCTCAACCCGGTCGAAGGCATCTGGTCCGTGATCCGACGGTCGGGCCAGTGCAATACCGCGTTCAGCGACCCCGACCACCTGATCCGGGTTCTGCGACGCAGCCTGCGTGAACTTCAGTACCGCAGCGACGTCATCGACGGATGCCTCGCCGCCACCGGACTCACCCCGCCGACATCACGACCACAACGTCAGTAA
- a CDS encoding sensor histidine kinase, translated as MIHFLRVVRQVQDRVGAGGRSWAWSVRRGRNMPGVWGDMAAALVMAAFAVHVGVTRDGGFVQGNLARTSVNLMAVAGFFAVCRWSAFAYGALAAYTFVATDFYVPLTAAAFALGAVPRQGRLDGRALPALTAMSLTTLAGALGAYREAGTQCPADIPRLYLPCGVAEATYRSATAVITAYALGTYLRRSRGMRRLNSQLRQEHHRHAEQARLMERTRIAREMHDSLGHHLALTNLYAGALARTRETSTEWNRLSQVVVESNAAAAETLHRVVKVLRSDVPDDGPPAVADAAEMDALVARVRRTGAPVTGPAGGWAAFGILPADIRPTLFRVLQESLTNATKYAPGAEIRITLTHEDDTADLTVVSGPPSAVASTPSAPGGGFGLVGLRERVTLLGGRFEARPTDTGGFRVRALIPSVPHRRKSPNP; from the coding sequence GTGATTCACTTTCTCCGGGTCGTCAGACAGGTCCAGGACCGGGTGGGGGCGGGCGGACGCTCGTGGGCGTGGTCCGTGCGGCGGGGCCGCAACATGCCCGGCGTGTGGGGGGACATGGCCGCGGCCCTGGTGATGGCCGCGTTCGCGGTGCACGTCGGGGTGACCCGCGACGGCGGATTCGTCCAGGGGAACCTCGCCCGCACCTCCGTGAACCTCATGGCGGTCGCCGGGTTCTTCGCCGTCTGCCGCTGGTCGGCGTTCGCGTACGGTGCTCTGGCGGCCTACACCTTCGTCGCCACGGACTTCTACGTGCCGTTGACCGCGGCCGCCTTCGCCCTCGGCGCCGTACCCCGCCAGGGCCGGCTCGACGGCCGCGCCCTGCCCGCCCTCACCGCCATGTCGCTGACCACGCTCGCCGGAGCCCTGGGCGCGTACCGCGAGGCAGGGACCCAGTGCCCGGCCGACATACCGCGCCTCTACCTCCCGTGCGGCGTGGCCGAGGCGACCTACCGCTCGGCCACCGCGGTCATCACGGCCTACGCCCTGGGCACCTATCTGCGCCGCTCCCGAGGCATGCGCCGCCTGAACAGCCAGCTGCGGCAGGAACACCACCGCCACGCCGAACAGGCCCGCCTCATGGAGCGCACCCGCATCGCCCGGGAAATGCACGACTCCCTCGGCCACCACCTGGCCCTCACCAACCTCTACGCGGGCGCTCTGGCCCGTACGCGGGAAACGTCCACCGAGTGGAACAGGCTCTCCCAGGTCGTCGTCGAGTCGAATGCCGCCGCGGCCGAGACGCTCCACCGGGTGGTGAAGGTCCTGCGCTCGGACGTGCCCGACGACGGTCCACCGGCCGTGGCGGACGCCGCGGAGATGGACGCGCTGGTGGCACGCGTCCGGCGGACCGGCGCCCCGGTGACGGGCCCGGCAGGCGGCTGGGCCGCATTCGGCATACTGCCCGCCGACATCCGGCCGACCCTGTTCCGTGTGCTGCAGGAGTCGCTGACCAACGCCACCAAGTACGCACCGGGCGCCGAGATCCGCATCACGCTCACCCACGAGGACGACACGGCCGATCTGACGGTGGTCAGCGGCCCGCCCTCAGCCGTCGCCAGTACCCCCTCGGCTCCCGGCGGCGGATTCGGCCTTGTCGGCCTGCGGGAGCGCGTCACTCTCCTCGGCGGGCGCTTCGAAGCCCGGCCCACGGACACCGGCGGCTTCCGGGTGCGCGCCCTCATCCCCTCCGTTCCCCACCGCAGGAAGAGCCCGAACCCGTGA
- a CDS encoding signal peptidase I, producing MNTPLWKRVVAATGRSLSILVLTTTLAAVTGLAVGRFCFDLRYEPILTGSMAPNLATGTLIALEKLDPRDVATGETIAFQPPKPYGEPGGAPVIHRVYSLTKSPDGTTVMTTKGDANPAPDPWKIDLESGTYRAPVFQVPYAGGVITWIRSLGPFGTAALITGLLITWLSVRALRRSGEPVGSDPHRGAAA from the coding sequence ATGAACACGCCCCTCTGGAAACGTGTCGTCGCGGCAACAGGTCGCTCCCTCAGCATTCTCGTGCTCACGACGACACTGGCCGCCGTGACCGGCCTCGCCGTCGGCCGCTTCTGCTTCGACCTCCGGTACGAGCCCATCCTCACCGGCTCCATGGCACCGAACCTCGCCACCGGAACGCTCATCGCCCTGGAGAAACTCGACCCGCGAGACGTCGCCACCGGCGAAACCATCGCCTTCCAGCCGCCCAAGCCGTACGGCGAGCCCGGCGGTGCCCCCGTCATCCACCGTGTGTACTCCCTCACCAAGTCCCCTGACGGAACAACCGTCATGACCACCAAGGGCGACGCCAACCCCGCGCCCGACCCCTGGAAGATCGACCTCGAATCAGGCACCTACCGCGCTCCGGTCTTCCAAGTCCCCTACGCGGGCGGGGTGATCACATGGATCCGCTCCCTCGGCCCGTTCGGCACAGCCGCACTCATCACAGGTCTGCTGATCACCTGGCTCTCCGTCCGAGCCCTGCGCCGCTCCGGCGAACCGGTCGGCAGCGATCCGCACCGCGGGGCCGCAGCGTGA
- a CDS encoding SPFH domain-containing protein, with product MAAAQPRPSDPATVRHPLSPPRLERDLTERPGRSPSAWWAVLVVLLAQATAGWLLWRAGLTPTEPGRLPERLDQGLAPGQWAAITGCAVLSLAALGGLTRSRAGSARVLTRFGRYQGTVRRTGLVWISPLARRHRADVRLRHWRSEPLRAVDATGAELQVVVLVVWRVKDTARALFTVDDHTAYLREQIEAATARTASRLPADSFRETDPNSPTLRDTDAMSSELTRTLAAECRPVGIEISSARPIRIEYAPGVAAAMRRRQIAALDAQHRDAVLTSVLDAVHDTVSRLTERGLVSLDDYERKALVKDLTVAFYTARAGAVDTR from the coding sequence GTGGCAGCCGCCCAGCCCCGGCCGTCCGACCCGGCAACCGTCCGGCACCCCCTGTCACCACCGCGCCTGGAACGCGACCTCACGGAGCGGCCCGGGCGGTCGCCCTCGGCATGGTGGGCGGTGCTCGTGGTACTGCTCGCCCAAGCCACGGCCGGATGGCTGCTCTGGCGCGCGGGGCTGACCCCCACGGAGCCTGGCCGCCTCCCGGAACGGCTTGACCAAGGCCTGGCGCCGGGACAGTGGGCCGCCATCACCGGCTGTGCGGTCCTTTCTCTCGCGGCCCTCGGTGGACTCACCCGCAGCCGGGCCGGGAGTGCCCGGGTCCTCACCCGGTTCGGCCGCTACCAGGGCACCGTCCGCCGGACCGGACTGGTGTGGATCAGCCCACTGGCCCGGCGTCACCGCGCCGACGTGCGGCTGCGCCACTGGCGCAGCGAGCCCCTGCGCGCCGTGGACGCGACCGGCGCCGAACTCCAGGTCGTCGTCCTCGTGGTGTGGCGGGTCAAGGACACCGCCCGCGCCCTGTTCACCGTGGACGACCACACGGCATACCTGCGCGAACAGATCGAGGCAGCCACCGCCCGCACCGCCTCCCGACTTCCTGCGGATTCCTTCCGGGAAACCGACCCCAACTCCCCTACGCTGCGCGACACCGACGCAATGAGCAGCGAGCTCACCCGAACCCTGGCCGCCGAGTGCAGGCCGGTCGGCATCGAGATCTCCTCCGCCCGGCCGATCCGGATCGAGTACGCGCCCGGCGTGGCGGCGGCGATGCGGCGACGCCAGATCGCCGCCCTCGACGCCCAGCACCGCGACGCCGTACTCACCTCGGTCCTCGACGCGGTCCACGACACCGTCAGCCGACTGACCGAACGCGGCCTGGTCTCACTCGACGACTACGAACGCAAGGCCCTCGTCAAGGACTTGACCGTGGCTTTCTACACGGCGCGCGCCGGCGCCGTGGATACCCGCTGA
- a CDS encoding SsgA family sporulation/cell division regulator has protein sequence MTHDVTRTIGMNVVTPETNGVHVPVEGTFRYTPALPFETELKISFQGQEITTWVFARSLLIQGSWKPTGDGDVRVRPATADHGGKPFRSRIHIDLRSHVSCRLTLPFHDLKAWLDETRRVVPYGMESPYFDIDRHLAALFQADEEEASTEGPPGPEEGEIPGTGELRIPARDVARRIGEAIRGARFARLLTAQQAVHTRPPSNREIRPQPSTSDQRLWLPPN, from the coding sequence GTGACCCATGACGTGACCCGAACCATCGGGATGAATGTCGTGACCCCCGAGACCAACGGAGTACACGTCCCCGTCGAAGGCACTTTCCGATACACCCCGGCGCTGCCGTTCGAGACAGAGCTCAAAATATCCTTCCAGGGGCAGGAAATAACCACCTGGGTGTTCGCGCGCTCCCTTCTGATCCAGGGGAGCTGGAAGCCCACGGGCGACGGCGACGTACGGGTACGGCCGGCGACCGCCGACCACGGAGGCAAGCCGTTCCGCAGCCGCATCCACATCGACCTGCGGTCTCACGTGTCCTGCCGCCTCACCCTCCCGTTCCACGACCTCAAGGCGTGGCTCGACGAGACCCGGCGCGTCGTCCCGTACGGAATGGAGAGCCCGTACTTCGACATCGACCGGCACCTCGCGGCTCTTTTCCAGGCCGACGAGGAGGAAGCCTCAACGGAAGGGCCACCGGGGCCGGAGGAGGGGGAAATACCTGGCACCGGTGAGCTCAGGATTCCGGCACGGGATGTCGCCCGCCGCATCGGTGAGGCCATTCGCGGCGCGCGATTCGCACGATTGCTCACCGCACAGCAGGCCGTTCACACCAGGCCCCCCTCGAACAGAGAGATCCGTCCACAGCCGAGCACTTCCGATCAGCGCTTGTGGCTGCCGCCGAACTGA